A DNA window from Archocentrus centrarchus isolate MPI-CPG fArcCen1 chromosome 15, fArcCen1, whole genome shotgun sequence contains the following coding sequences:
- the ncoa4 gene encoding nuclear receptor coactivator 4 isoform X2, with amino-acid sequence MRMLSEEMAASGLKQCQQAQDQLEEAIGAVMKAEQQLRENSREVRLELQSCVSRQQEALRCREVWLLSQIELLEQVKTETLQQQLHQLYRLRGQFDVIAHQLQNSNSSNDLNNQLTSCMEKLSSLSLTPEETPEMSFHADTRSLRQAITSFGSVTAQLVEGVSSKSPTHQRPQVQSCPVTAKKQKTDIADLSNWLLGARPTNSCTPIGYQSSKNPQDWLLSHKETKTSCPMLASMDFLQAWGQLRDLEAWLLQDHTPISRERSGSSCSSSFSIEKIDDSEFTATPEEEELSDWLITPPTAAMETMSDAERWRRVFKPFEESWSSSDWLPAASRPTTDCSSCCQTISAVEIENLGQLKCLKTPPTSNPASPTSPAPTVASPVSVEAWLQQTVPTPQTCRANELCSTYSACVCEENCGREALSRWLLQQDGRDKNGVPKNAPPTAKNVPPTLFHREQEEKVQAILEAWLHPSTTSSPCRTPLQALTSSLSDWVAPEEEEKASREESSSKPSSSSSPFQRPLDPELWVFPGKSPAPVSGGLTCPVEEEEEEEEEDKWLLKKRSHAQERLAAALPTMCDLFSCMKVGGDKEKWLHRAPVQM; translated from the exons ATGAG GATGTTGTCAGAGGAAATGGCGGCAAGCGGCCTGAAACAGTGCCAGCAGGCCCAGGATCAGCTGGAGGAGGCCATCGGAGCTGTGATGAAGGCGGAGCAGCAGCTGAGGGAGAACAGCAGAGAG GTGCGCTtggagctgcagagctgtgtgaGCCGCCAGCAGGAGGCACTGCGCTGCAGGGAGGTGTGGCTTCTCAGTCAGATCGAGCTACTTGAACAAGTGAAGACGGAAACTCTGCAGCAGCAACTGCACCAGCTGTACCGG ctcagaggTCAGTTTGACGTGATCGCCCATCAGCTGCAGAACTCCAACAGCAGCAACGACCTGAACAACCAGCTGACCAGCTGCATGGAGAA GTTGTCCTCTCTGAGTCTGACTCCAGAGGAAACGCCTGAGATGAGTTTCCATGCCGACACTCGCTCTCTGAGGCAGGCCATCACCTCATTTGGCAGTGTCACCGCACAg CTTGTGGAGGGTGTGTCCTCCAAGAGCCCCACCCACCAGAGGCCTCAGGTCCAGAGTTGTCCAGTAACAGCAAAGAAGCAG AAGACTGACATCGCCGATCTGAGCAATTGGCTCTTGGGAGCTCGACCTACCAACAGTTGCACTCCCATTGGCTACCAGTCCAGCAAGAACCCACAGGATTGGCTGCTGTCACACAAGGAGACCAAG ACTTCCTGTCCCATGCTGGCCTCCATGGACTTCCTGCAGGCCTGGGGTCAGCTCAGGGATCTGGAGGCATGGCTTCTGCAGGATCACACCCCCATCAGCCGGGAGAGGAGTGGCAGCAGCTGTAGCTCCTCTTTCTCCATTGAGAAGATTGACGACTCAGAGTTCACCGCTACtcctgaggaggaggagctgagcgACTGGCTCATTACCCCACCCACTGCCGCCATGGAGACCATGTCAGATGCTGAGCGTTGGCGGCGTGTCTTTAAGCCATTCGAGGAAAGCTGGTCATCCAGTGATTGGCTGCCGGCGGCGAGTCGTCCAACCACCGACTGCTCGTCCTGCTGTCAGACCATCAGCGCCGTGGAGATCGAGAACCTGGGCCAGCTGAAGTGCCTGAAGACTCCGCCCACCTCTAACCCCGCCTCTCCAACCTCCCCAGCCCCCACTGTGGCCTCCCCTGTGTCCGTGGAGGCGTGGCTGCAGCAGACCGTGCCAACCCCACAGACCTGCCGGGCTAACGAGCTCTGCTCCACCTACTCTGCCTGCGTCTGCGAGGAGAACTGTGGCAGGGAGGCACTGAGCCGCTGGCTGCTGCAGCAGGATGGCCGTGACAAGAATGGTGTCCCCAAAAATGCCCCACCCACCGCCAAGAATGTCCCACCCACACTGTTccacagagagcaggaagagaag GTTCAGGCCATCCTGGAGGCGTGGCTCCACCCCAGCACGACCTCCTCCCCCTGCAGGACTCCACTGCAGGCTctcacctcctccctctctgactGGGTGGctcctgaggaggaggagaaggcgAGTCGAGAGGAGAGCAGCTCCAAgccttcctcttcctcgtcTCCGTTTCAGCGCCCTCTGGATCCGGAACTCTGGGTGTTTCCAGGAAAGAGCCCGGCGCCCGTGTCTGGAGGTCTGACCTGCCccgtcgaggaggaggaggaggaggaggaggaggacaagtGGCTGCTGAAGAAGAGGAGTCATGCTCAG GAGCGCCTGGCTGCAGCGCTGCCCACAATGTGTGACCTGTTCTCCTGCATGAAGGTGGGCggagacaaagaaaaatggCTGCACAGAGCTCCTGTGCAG ATGTGA
- the ncoa4 gene encoding nuclear receptor coactivator 4 isoform X1 has protein sequence MTSQRRVPGKGARMLSEEMAASGLKQCQQAQDQLEEAIGAVMKAEQQLRENSREVRLELQSCVSRQQEALRCREVWLLSQIELLEQVKTETLQQQLHQLYRLRGQFDVIAHQLQNSNSSNDLNNQLTSCMEKLSSLSLTPEETPEMSFHADTRSLRQAITSFGSVTAQLVEGVSSKSPTHQRPQVQSCPVTAKKQKTDIADLSNWLLGARPTNSCTPIGYQSSKNPQDWLLSHKETKTSCPMLASMDFLQAWGQLRDLEAWLLQDHTPISRERSGSSCSSSFSIEKIDDSEFTATPEEEELSDWLITPPTAAMETMSDAERWRRVFKPFEESWSSSDWLPAASRPTTDCSSCCQTISAVEIENLGQLKCLKTPPTSNPASPTSPAPTVASPVSVEAWLQQTVPTPQTCRANELCSTYSACVCEENCGREALSRWLLQQDGRDKNGVPKNAPPTAKNVPPTLFHREQEEKVQAILEAWLHPSTTSSPCRTPLQALTSSLSDWVAPEEEEKASREESSSKPSSSSSPFQRPLDPELWVFPGKSPAPVSGGLTCPVEEEEEEEEEDKWLLKKRSHAQERLAAALPTMCDLFSCMKVGGDKEKWLHRAPVQM, from the exons ATGACATCGCAGAGGAGAGTCCCCGGTAAAGGCGCCCG GATGTTGTCAGAGGAAATGGCGGCAAGCGGCCTGAAACAGTGCCAGCAGGCCCAGGATCAGCTGGAGGAGGCCATCGGAGCTGTGATGAAGGCGGAGCAGCAGCTGAGGGAGAACAGCAGAGAG GTGCGCTtggagctgcagagctgtgtgaGCCGCCAGCAGGAGGCACTGCGCTGCAGGGAGGTGTGGCTTCTCAGTCAGATCGAGCTACTTGAACAAGTGAAGACGGAAACTCTGCAGCAGCAACTGCACCAGCTGTACCGG ctcagaggTCAGTTTGACGTGATCGCCCATCAGCTGCAGAACTCCAACAGCAGCAACGACCTGAACAACCAGCTGACCAGCTGCATGGAGAA GTTGTCCTCTCTGAGTCTGACTCCAGAGGAAACGCCTGAGATGAGTTTCCATGCCGACACTCGCTCTCTGAGGCAGGCCATCACCTCATTTGGCAGTGTCACCGCACAg CTTGTGGAGGGTGTGTCCTCCAAGAGCCCCACCCACCAGAGGCCTCAGGTCCAGAGTTGTCCAGTAACAGCAAAGAAGCAG AAGACTGACATCGCCGATCTGAGCAATTGGCTCTTGGGAGCTCGACCTACCAACAGTTGCACTCCCATTGGCTACCAGTCCAGCAAGAACCCACAGGATTGGCTGCTGTCACACAAGGAGACCAAG ACTTCCTGTCCCATGCTGGCCTCCATGGACTTCCTGCAGGCCTGGGGTCAGCTCAGGGATCTGGAGGCATGGCTTCTGCAGGATCACACCCCCATCAGCCGGGAGAGGAGTGGCAGCAGCTGTAGCTCCTCTTTCTCCATTGAGAAGATTGACGACTCAGAGTTCACCGCTACtcctgaggaggaggagctgagcgACTGGCTCATTACCCCACCCACTGCCGCCATGGAGACCATGTCAGATGCTGAGCGTTGGCGGCGTGTCTTTAAGCCATTCGAGGAAAGCTGGTCATCCAGTGATTGGCTGCCGGCGGCGAGTCGTCCAACCACCGACTGCTCGTCCTGCTGTCAGACCATCAGCGCCGTGGAGATCGAGAACCTGGGCCAGCTGAAGTGCCTGAAGACTCCGCCCACCTCTAACCCCGCCTCTCCAACCTCCCCAGCCCCCACTGTGGCCTCCCCTGTGTCCGTGGAGGCGTGGCTGCAGCAGACCGTGCCAACCCCACAGACCTGCCGGGCTAACGAGCTCTGCTCCACCTACTCTGCCTGCGTCTGCGAGGAGAACTGTGGCAGGGAGGCACTGAGCCGCTGGCTGCTGCAGCAGGATGGCCGTGACAAGAATGGTGTCCCCAAAAATGCCCCACCCACCGCCAAGAATGTCCCACCCACACTGTTccacagagagcaggaagagaag GTTCAGGCCATCCTGGAGGCGTGGCTCCACCCCAGCACGACCTCCTCCCCCTGCAGGACTCCACTGCAGGCTctcacctcctccctctctgactGGGTGGctcctgaggaggaggagaaggcgAGTCGAGAGGAGAGCAGCTCCAAgccttcctcttcctcgtcTCCGTTTCAGCGCCCTCTGGATCCGGAACTCTGGGTGTTTCCAGGAAAGAGCCCGGCGCCCGTGTCTGGAGGTCTGACCTGCCccgtcgaggaggaggaggaggaggaggaggaggacaagtGGCTGCTGAAGAAGAGGAGTCATGCTCAG GAGCGCCTGGCTGCAGCGCTGCCCACAATGTGTGACCTGTTCTCCTGCATGAAGGTGGGCggagacaaagaaaaatggCTGCACAGAGCTCCTGTGCAG ATGTGA
- the ncoa4 gene encoding nuclear receptor coactivator 4 isoform X3 — MLSEEMAASGLKQCQQAQDQLEEAIGAVMKAEQQLRENSREVRLELQSCVSRQQEALRCREVWLLSQIELLEQVKTETLQQQLHQLYRLRGQFDVIAHQLQNSNSSNDLNNQLTSCMEKLSSLSLTPEETPEMSFHADTRSLRQAITSFGSVTAQLVEGVSSKSPTHQRPQVQSCPVTAKKQKTDIADLSNWLLGARPTNSCTPIGYQSSKNPQDWLLSHKETKTSCPMLASMDFLQAWGQLRDLEAWLLQDHTPISRERSGSSCSSSFSIEKIDDSEFTATPEEEELSDWLITPPTAAMETMSDAERWRRVFKPFEESWSSSDWLPAASRPTTDCSSCCQTISAVEIENLGQLKCLKTPPTSNPASPTSPAPTVASPVSVEAWLQQTVPTPQTCRANELCSTYSACVCEENCGREALSRWLLQQDGRDKNGVPKNAPPTAKNVPPTLFHREQEEKVQAILEAWLHPSTTSSPCRTPLQALTSSLSDWVAPEEEEKASREESSSKPSSSSSPFQRPLDPELWVFPGKSPAPVSGGLTCPVEEEEEEEEEDKWLLKKRSHAQERLAAALPTMCDLFSCMKVGGDKEKWLHRAPVQM, encoded by the exons ATGTTGTCAGAGGAAATGGCGGCAAGCGGCCTGAAACAGTGCCAGCAGGCCCAGGATCAGCTGGAGGAGGCCATCGGAGCTGTGATGAAGGCGGAGCAGCAGCTGAGGGAGAACAGCAGAGAG GTGCGCTtggagctgcagagctgtgtgaGCCGCCAGCAGGAGGCACTGCGCTGCAGGGAGGTGTGGCTTCTCAGTCAGATCGAGCTACTTGAACAAGTGAAGACGGAAACTCTGCAGCAGCAACTGCACCAGCTGTACCGG ctcagaggTCAGTTTGACGTGATCGCCCATCAGCTGCAGAACTCCAACAGCAGCAACGACCTGAACAACCAGCTGACCAGCTGCATGGAGAA GTTGTCCTCTCTGAGTCTGACTCCAGAGGAAACGCCTGAGATGAGTTTCCATGCCGACACTCGCTCTCTGAGGCAGGCCATCACCTCATTTGGCAGTGTCACCGCACAg CTTGTGGAGGGTGTGTCCTCCAAGAGCCCCACCCACCAGAGGCCTCAGGTCCAGAGTTGTCCAGTAACAGCAAAGAAGCAG AAGACTGACATCGCCGATCTGAGCAATTGGCTCTTGGGAGCTCGACCTACCAACAGTTGCACTCCCATTGGCTACCAGTCCAGCAAGAACCCACAGGATTGGCTGCTGTCACACAAGGAGACCAAG ACTTCCTGTCCCATGCTGGCCTCCATGGACTTCCTGCAGGCCTGGGGTCAGCTCAGGGATCTGGAGGCATGGCTTCTGCAGGATCACACCCCCATCAGCCGGGAGAGGAGTGGCAGCAGCTGTAGCTCCTCTTTCTCCATTGAGAAGATTGACGACTCAGAGTTCACCGCTACtcctgaggaggaggagctgagcgACTGGCTCATTACCCCACCCACTGCCGCCATGGAGACCATGTCAGATGCTGAGCGTTGGCGGCGTGTCTTTAAGCCATTCGAGGAAAGCTGGTCATCCAGTGATTGGCTGCCGGCGGCGAGTCGTCCAACCACCGACTGCTCGTCCTGCTGTCAGACCATCAGCGCCGTGGAGATCGAGAACCTGGGCCAGCTGAAGTGCCTGAAGACTCCGCCCACCTCTAACCCCGCCTCTCCAACCTCCCCAGCCCCCACTGTGGCCTCCCCTGTGTCCGTGGAGGCGTGGCTGCAGCAGACCGTGCCAACCCCACAGACCTGCCGGGCTAACGAGCTCTGCTCCACCTACTCTGCCTGCGTCTGCGAGGAGAACTGTGGCAGGGAGGCACTGAGCCGCTGGCTGCTGCAGCAGGATGGCCGTGACAAGAATGGTGTCCCCAAAAATGCCCCACCCACCGCCAAGAATGTCCCACCCACACTGTTccacagagagcaggaagagaag GTTCAGGCCATCCTGGAGGCGTGGCTCCACCCCAGCACGACCTCCTCCCCCTGCAGGACTCCACTGCAGGCTctcacctcctccctctctgactGGGTGGctcctgaggaggaggagaaggcgAGTCGAGAGGAGAGCAGCTCCAAgccttcctcttcctcgtcTCCGTTTCAGCGCCCTCTGGATCCGGAACTCTGGGTGTTTCCAGGAAAGAGCCCGGCGCCCGTGTCTGGAGGTCTGACCTGCCccgtcgaggaggaggaggaggaggaggaggaggacaagtGGCTGCTGAAGAAGAGGAGTCATGCTCAG GAGCGCCTGGCTGCAGCGCTGCCCACAATGTGTGACCTGTTCTCCTGCATGAAGGTGGGCggagacaaagaaaaatggCTGCACAGAGCTCCTGTGCAG ATGTGA